Proteins from a single region of bacterium:
- a CDS encoding V-type ATP synthase subunit D, which yields MEQVSPTRMNLLMRKGQLKITLHGRDLLKKKRDVLVKEFVQETRNLINSRKSLNMDLNKAISMLIIALSIDGQQKIRSTSFVCKRDLNLEVEKKNLWGVKIPQIKKIPVKRKVNERGYSLISTSFRIDEVAASFEEVVEHVVNIAPLEVKLRKLGEEIQKTTRRVNAMEEVLIPSIVKDINFIKEVLTEREREDLYCLKKVKKKKGRH from the coding sequence TTTACTAATGAGAAAAGGTCAGTTAAAGATAACTCTTCATGGAAGAGATCTTCTCAAAAAAAAGAGAGATGTCTTGGTTAAAGAATTTGTTCAAGAAACAAGAAATCTTATTAATAGCCGAAAAAGCCTAAATATGGATTTAAATAAAGCTATTTCCATGTTAATTATAGCTTTATCTATAGACGGACAGCAAAAGATTCGTTCTACTTCTTTTGTCTGCAAAAGAGATCTTAACTTAGAAGTAGAAAAAAAGAATCTTTGGGGAGTAAAGATTCCCCAAATAAAGAAGATTCCCGTCAAGAGAAAAGTAAATGAACGAGGATACTCTTTAATAAGCACCAGCTTCCGCATTGATGAGGTAGCTGCTTCCTTTGAAGAGGTAGTAGAGCATGTAGTAAATATCGCACCTTTAGAGGTAAAGTTAAGAAAATTAGGTGAAGAGATCCAGAAAACCACCCGAAGAGTTAATGCCATGGAAGAGGTATTAATTCCCTCGATAGTAAAAGATATAAATTTTATTAAAGAAGTCCTTACCGAGAGAGAAAGAGAAGATTTGTATTGCTTGAAAAAGGTTAAAAAGAAGAAAGGTAGACATTAA